The genomic window ATTTTGCTACTTGTATAGATTGTGGCATTTGCATTCAAGTTTGTCCGGTAGAAGATGCGATTCTGCCTGAAGAAAGACCAGATTTGCAGCAAACACCGTAGAAAATATATAGTATTAAAAATCATCGATGTTAGTTAAATTCATTAGCTTAACTAATCCAGCGCCTTCCTAGAACTTCACCAATAATGATTGTAAAATTGCAACTAATTTCTCCGATAAGCTAAATATTAAAGTATGAAAAATTCCGCTCCTTTATTAGAGGTTGAAGATGTCTGGGCAGGTTACATTAAAGACCTAGATATTTTGCAAGGCATCAATTTTCATATTTTGCCTGGAGAATTAGTTGCGGTAATCGGGCCTAATGGTGCGGGAAAATCTACTTTAGCTAAAACAATTTTTGGCTTATTGACTCCTCACAAAGGAAAAATTACTTTCAAAGGGGAAAAGATTGCTGGATTGAAGTCTAATCAAATTGTCCGCCAGGGGATGTGTTATGTTCCCCAAATTGCTAATGTGTTTCCGTCTCTAAGTGTGGAAGAAAACCTCGAAATGGGTGCTTTTATTCGGAATATTTCTTTAGGTAGTCTAAAAAATAAAATCTATGATATTTTTCCTGGTTTAGCCAATCGGCGACAGCAAAAAGCCGGAACTTTATCAGGGGGAGAAAGGCAGATGTTGGCAATGGGCAAGGCATTGATGTTAGAACCAGATTTATTATTGTTAGATGAACCAAGCGCGGCTTTATCTCCGGTACTTGTAAGTAGTGTATTTGCCCAAATTCAACAAATAAATCAAAGCGGTACAGCAATTGTTTTAGTAGAACAAAATGCCCGCAAAGCCTTGTCAATGGCGCATAGAGGGTATGTATTAGATACAGGACGCGATCGCTTTACAGGCAATGGGCAAGACTTACTTAACGATCCTAAAGTAGGAGAATTGTATTTAGGTGCAGGGATGGCTTATTAAGTATGGTTTTGCAGCTTTCTAAGCATCATTTTGAAGCTATACGTCAGCACGGGGAAAGCACTTATCCTAACGAGTGTTGCGGTTTGTTGTTAGGAACACTCAGTAATAATAGCAAAACTGTAGTAGAAGTTAGAGCGGTTGAAAATGTTTGGAATGCGGAGGCGGCGGAATTATTTAGCATTGGAGAAGAAAAAAGAAGCATCAATAAACAGAGCAATTATGCGATTTCTCCTCAAACTCTCCTAGCAGTGCAAAAAGAAGTCCGCGATCGCACTTTGCAGATAGTCGGCATTTATCACTCCCACCCCAATCATCCAGCAATTGCGTCAGAGTGCGATCGCGCTCTAGCGTGGGAACAATACTCCTATATGATCGTGTCGGTAATTGAAGGCAACGCTCAAGAATTTCTCTGCTGGCAGTTAGATAGCGATCGCATCTTTCAAGCCGAGGAAATTATGATAGTAGATAACTTAGTTTGAATGTTTAGCAAAATATAAAACTAAAGTAGGTTGTTTTTGGATAGGATCTTATTTCGTTCCTCAATTAGTTGCCATGCGAAATCCTAATTTGGATGAAATTCAGTTAACCAAAGAAGAATACGAACGCTATTCTCGCCATATTATTTTGCCAGAGGTGGGGCTAGAAGGGCAAAAACGCCTGAAAGCTGCCAGCGTCCTATGTATTGGGACAGGAGGTTTGGGTTCTCCATTACTGTTGT from Synechocystis sp. PCC 7509 includes these protein-coding regions:
- a CDS encoding Mov34/MPN/PAD-1 family protein, with the translated sequence MVLQLSKHHFEAIRQHGESTYPNECCGLLLGTLSNNSKTVVEVRAVENVWNAEAAELFSIGEEKRSINKQSNYAISPQTLLAVQKEVRDRTLQIVGIYHSHPNHPAIASECDRALAWEQYSYMIVSVIEGNAQEFLCWQLDSDRIFQAEEIMIVDNLV
- a CDS encoding ABC transporter ATP-binding protein, with amino-acid sequence MKNSAPLLEVEDVWAGYIKDLDILQGINFHILPGELVAVIGPNGAGKSTLAKTIFGLLTPHKGKITFKGEKIAGLKSNQIVRQGMCYVPQIANVFPSLSVEENLEMGAFIRNISLGSLKNKIYDIFPGLANRRQQKAGTLSGGERQMLAMGKALMLEPDLLLLDEPSAALSPVLVSSVFAQIQQINQSGTAIVLVEQNARKALSMAHRGYVLDTGRDRFTGNGQDLLNDPKVGELYLGAGMAY